Proteins encoded in a region of the Petrotoga olearia DSM 13574 genome:
- the iadA gene encoding beta-aspartyl-peptidase, which produces MLTLIKNATVYSPKPLGKKDILIGGEKILELVDSIELNSNLKVEIIDAEDYLVVPGFIDSHVHIIGGGGEGGYTTRTPEISISKIVSSGITTLVGVLGTDNATRNMQNLIAKAKALKQEGVSCYAYTGSYHLPIKTFSGRIIDDLVFIEEIIGVGEVAISDHRGSQPTLEELIRLTSEARVGGILSKKAGIVNIHVGRGEKLIQILIDVVENSELPITQFLPTHMNKGEKALKTCKDFIELGGRIDFTTSSSKKKDKDDPSKPSKALKLLLDDGANIDNISFSSDGQGSLPQFDDKGNYLGLAVADVATLFEEVKDCVIQEDVPLEEALKVITVNPANFLKLENKGQIKENFDADIVFLDKSNLEIKKVMAKGRTI; this is translated from the coding sequence TTGCTTACCCTCATAAAGAATGCAACGGTTTACTCACCGAAACCTTTAGGGAAAAAAGATATATTAATTGGTGGAGAAAAAATCTTAGAATTAGTCGATTCGATAGAATTAAATTCTAATCTTAAAGTTGAGATTATCGACGCGGAAGATTATCTTGTAGTTCCAGGTTTTATAGACTCGCACGTTCATATAATAGGGGGAGGAGGAGAAGGGGGATACACCACAAGGACGCCAGAGATATCTATTTCCAAGATAGTAAGTTCTGGAATTACTACCTTAGTAGGTGTTTTGGGAACGGACAACGCAACTCGTAATATGCAAAACTTAATCGCAAAAGCAAAAGCATTAAAACAAGAAGGAGTAAGCTGCTATGCGTATACAGGTTCTTATCATCTACCTATAAAAACTTTTAGCGGCAGAATCATAGACGATTTAGTTTTCATTGAAGAAATAATAGGTGTTGGAGAGGTGGCAATTTCAGACCATAGAGGTTCCCAACCAACTTTAGAAGAGTTGATAAGATTGACTTCAGAGGCTCGAGTGGGTGGAATTTTATCAAAAAAGGCGGGCATTGTAAATATCCATGTTGGGAGAGGGGAAAAATTAATTCAGATATTGATAGATGTTGTTGAAAATTCAGAATTACCAATCACACAGTTCCTTCCAACTCACATGAACAAGGGAGAAAAAGCTCTTAAAACATGTAAAGATTTTATAGAACTGGGCGGAAGGATAGATTTCACAACTAGTTCATCAAAAAAGAAAGACAAAGACGATCCATCAAAACCATCTAAAGCCTTAAAACTTTTGCTGGATGATGGAGCAAATATTGACAATATATCTTTCTCATCCGATGGGCAGGGGAGTTTACCACAATTCGATGACAAAGGAAATTATTTAGGTTTGGCAGTTGCAGATGTAGCTACACTCTTTGAAGAGGTTAAGGATTGTGTAATACAAGAAGATGTCCCTTTAGAAGAAGCTTTAAAGGTGATAACCGTGAATCCTGCAAATTTTCTTAAATTAGAAAACAAAGGGCAAATAAAAGAAAACTTTGATGCCGATATAGTGTTCTTAGATAAAAGTAATCTGGAAATAAAAAAGGTTATGGCAAAGGGTCGTACTATTTAA
- a CDS encoding enolase C-terminal domain-like protein, giving the protein MANEAKESVDRGFNILKIKTGIDLKNDVEAIRLIRKNAGDNVRLKIDANQGWNIHDTLTAGASLVAAQFPHIRMAASDCFYPFIKRLGKRDSKRRKESVKKG; this is encoded by the coding sequence ATGGCAAATGAAGCAAAAGAAAGTGTCGATAGAGGGTTTAACATATTAAAAATCAAAACCGGTATTGATCTTAAAAACGACGTCGAAGCTATCAGGCTCATAAGAAAAAATGCAGGAGATAACGTAAGATTGAAAATAGATGCCAATCAAGGGTGGAATATACACGATACTTTAACTGCGGGAGCGAGTTTAGTTGCAGCCCAATTTCCACACATCCGAATGGCCGCCTCAGATTGTTTTTACCCCTTTATTAAAAGACTTGGCAAGAGAGATAGTAAAAGACGAAAAGAATCAGTTAAAAAAGGCTAG
- a CDS encoding ABC transporter substrate-binding protein, whose amino-acid sequence MKKFFIILMVTLLGVFAFTQVKNPDMIFDATLSEPDTLDPHHAYDTSSGEVIFNVYDNLIAYDGESLSEFVPMLSTVVPSVENGYLRDGGTTYVFPIREGVKFHNGNDLTAEDVEYTFERALLYNPPGGPVWMYLDPMFGVFSIRTLVEDYVGASWDNIFDSNMNPTSPEYEEALVNFYYDVIDPAVEVQGNEVHVHLARPFAPFLNVIASGSGWGAILDKEYSVEIGIWDGNAEGWWKYHGWTKEQSPYFDHAMGTGPYKLVGWDHAQQRVTLERFDDYWRGPAPIRRVIIQGIDEWSTRRAMLETGDADIAYVPAQYLDVVLSMDGLTVIPGTPEVSITSLGFNWQVDPESPYIGSGQLDGNGIPPNFFEDHNVRLGFAYAFDYDGMINEVLNGLGEKVPTALPTGFLGFDENLPTYELDLQKAENYFKRAYRGRLWQTGFKMSILYNTGNDARRVSAEILRDNLAKINPRFQVEVRGVQWPTYLDERENMMLPVYIIGWVADFPDPHNFIFTYYHSEGDYGGYYGDNFAEFASLPRPEFGGKSLNKMIEDAAVEADPAKREQMYIDIQDFVIDYALVLPLYQPQGLRVHRSWLKGWIDNPIWPGDYYYDYTKVE is encoded by the coding sequence ATGAAAAAGTTTTTTATTATTCTTATGGTTACTTTACTGGGTGTTTTTGCCTTTACTCAGGTTAAAAACCCTGATATGATCTTCGATGCAACACTAAGTGAGCCAGACACCTTGGATCCACACCATGCTTACGACACTTCCAGTGGTGAAGTTATTTTCAACGTCTATGACAACTTGATAGCATACGATGGTGAGAGCTTGTCTGAGTTTGTCCCTATGCTTTCAACGGTTGTACCTTCAGTTGAAAATGGTTATTTGAGAGATGGTGGAACAACATATGTCTTCCCAATAAGAGAAGGTGTGAAATTCCACAACGGTAACGATTTAACAGCTGAAGATGTCGAATACACTTTCGAAAGAGCACTATTGTACAACCCTCCTGGAGGACCAGTATGGATGTACTTAGATCCTATGTTTGGTGTCTTCAGTATTAGAACGTTGGTAGAAGATTATGTAGGTGCTTCATGGGATAATATATTTGATAGTAATATGAATCCAACATCTCCTGAATACGAAGAAGCATTAGTTAATTTCTATTATGACGTAATAGATCCAGCAGTAGAAGTTCAAGGTAACGAAGTTCATGTTCATTTGGCAAGGCCTTTCGCCCCATTTTTGAATGTAATTGCTTCTGGAAGTGGTTGGGGTGCAATATTAGATAAAGAATATTCTGTAGAAATAGGCATATGGGATGGAAATGCCGAAGGTTGGTGGAAGTATCACGGATGGACAAAAGAGCAGTCGCCATACTTTGACCATGCTATGGGAACAGGTCCGTATAAATTGGTTGGTTGGGATCATGCTCAACAAAGGGTAACGCTCGAACGATTCGACGATTACTGGAGAGGTCCTGCCCCAATAAGAAGAGTGATCATTCAAGGTATAGATGAGTGGTCAACGAGAAGGGCCATGCTTGAAACAGGCGATGCAGACATAGCTTATGTTCCTGCTCAATATTTGGATGTTGTGCTTTCTATGGATGGTTTAACTGTTATCCCTGGTACACCTGAGGTTTCAATCACATCTTTAGGGTTCAACTGGCAAGTTGATCCCGAGTCCCCATACATTGGTTCTGGTCAATTGGATGGAAACGGCATACCACCTAATTTCTTTGAGGATCATAATGTTAGATTAGGTTTTGCATATGCCTTTGATTATGATGGTATGATAAATGAAGTTTTGAACGGTTTGGGTGAAAAAGTTCCTACCGCTTTGCCAACTGGATTTTTAGGATTCGATGAAAATCTTCCAACATATGAATTGGACCTCCAAAAGGCTGAAAATTACTTCAAACGTGCTTATAGAGGGAGATTATGGCAAACTGGTTTCAAAATGTCTATTCTGTACAATACAGGTAACGATGCAAGAAGAGTATCCGCAGAAATATTGAGGGATAATTTGGCAAAGATAAATCCTAGATTCCAAGTTGAAGTTAGAGGGGTTCAATGGCCAACTTACTTAGATGAAAGAGAAAATATGATGCTTCCAGTTTACATCATAGGTTGGGTAGCAGATTTTCCTGATCCACATAACTTTATTTTCACCTATTATCATAGTGAAGGTGATTACGGAGGGTACTACGGAGATAATTTTGCGGAATTTGCAAGCTTGCCAAGGCCAGAATTTGGTGGGAAATCACTGAACAAAATGATAGAAGATGCTGCTGTTGAAGCTGACCCTGCTAAAAGAGAACAAATGTATATAGATATTCAAGATTTTGTCATTGAT